Proteins from one Sarcophilus harrisii chromosome 2, mSarHar1.11, whole genome shotgun sequence genomic window:
- the LOC100933607 gene encoding olfactory receptor 11H6-like produces the protein MVISALSTGLLGLNISEENRVTEFILLSFPCPREMQILLFGVFTLTYALTLVGNGSIICAVKLDQHLHTPMYILLAHFSFLEICYVNTTVPNMLANFLSETKTISFTACFLQFYFFFSTGVIEPFFLSLMAFDRYLAICQPLHYPIIMTGRFCIKLVLFCWVTGFLCFPIPIYFMSQLPFCGPNVIDHFICDPGPLISLICIHAPVIELSFSIIPSLAIFLTFPFILGSYTLVFRAVLRVPSAAGRKKALSTCGSHLTVVSLFFGTVLIMYITPTSGHITTTQKIITLFYSVFTPLVNPLIYSLRNKEMKTALRKVQMSMKILNK, from the coding sequence ATGGTCATTTCTGCCCTCTCCACAGGTCTTTTAGGCTTGAATatatctgaagaaaacagagtGACTGAATTCATCCTTCTGAGTTTCCCATGCCCCAGAGAGATGCAGATCTTACTCTTTGGGGTGTTCACTCTGACCTATGCCCTGACCCTGGTAGGGAATGGGTCCATCATTTGTGCAGTAAAGTTAGATCAACACCTCCACACTCCCATGTATATTTTACTAGCCCACTTTTCCTTCTTGGAGATCTGTTATGTTAACACCACAGTTCCTAATATGTTGGCAAATTTCCTTTCTGAGACCAAGACCATTTCCTTCACTGCTTGCTTCCTCcagttctactttttcttttctacagGTGTCATAGAGCCATTCTTCTTATCTCTCATGGCTTTTGATAGGTACCTAGCCATTTGTCAGCCTCTGCATTACCCCATAATTATGACTGGACGTTTTTGTATCAAACTAGTGCTTTTTTGCTGGGTGACTGgctttctctgttttcccattCCTATCTATTTTATGTCTCAATTGCCCTTCTGTGGCCCAAATGTCATTGATCACTTTATCTGTGATCCTGGACCCCTGATTTCTTTGATATGCATCCATGCTCCAGTAATTGAGCTTTCTTTTTCAATCATACCCTCTCTTGCCAtcttcctcactttccctttcaTCCTTGGATCCTATACTCTGGTATTCAGAGCTGTATTACGAGTCCCTTCAGCAGCTGGAAGGAAGAAGGCTTTATCCACTTGTGGGTCCCATCTGACTGTGGTCTCTCTgttctttggaactgtcttgatcATGTATATCACCCCCACATCAGGACATATAACCACAACACAAAAGATTATCACCTTGTTTTACTCAGTGTTTACCCCACTTGTGAATCCCCTGATTTACAGCCTTAGGAACAAAGAGATGAAGACTGCCCTAAGAAAAGTACAGATGAGCatgaaaattctaaataaatga